A single region of the Eleginops maclovinus isolate JMC-PN-2008 ecotype Puerto Natales chromosome 4, JC_Emac_rtc_rv5, whole genome shotgun sequence genome encodes:
- the cbfa2t3 gene encoding protein CBFA2T3 isoform X2, whose amino-acid sequence MSIEVQFERQKKDLRAGSSSAPAFPPRVPTVTLISHRELRDKHTAHRLQPASLDLNLATSSYYRCSEGSRVQKVGTMPDSPADVKTQPRSTPPTMPPPPPAVSQASNRNASYTPATSKSMLNGSSHSPTSLNGAPSTPNGFSNGPAMSSTASLSNQQLPPACGARQLCKLKRFLTTLQQFGNDISPEIGERVRSLVLGLVNSTLTIEEFHSKLHEATNFPLRPFVIPFLKANLPLLQRELLHCARLAKQTPAQYLAQHEQLLLDANASSPLDSSEIMLELNEHGKRRTPDRTKEGSERDGLHLEHHAKRPCTISPSQRFSPSTGLPAHPPPNGLPNHPPNGLPHPPNPQMGPQHYRLEDMALAHQYRDPYRHNEHRDTRDTRDTRDRHRPTAVHGACQEEVIDHRLTDREWAEEWKHLDNLLNCIMDMVEKTRRSLTVLRRCQEADREEMNHWIRRYSDVEEMKKEIHRDFLHRPPSGYLPEEIWRKAGTTSIPLSPALKHLQSRQEEAVNEVKRQAMSELQKAVSDAERKAHEMISAERSKMERALAEAKRQASEDALTVINQQEDSSESCWNCGRKASETCSGCNTARYCGSFCQHKDWEKHHHVCGQGLQGMPGSSSVPLGTSSSSVSSSAPPTHSESTPPGALSLAAQSSIVGGAGSGTGSVSASPKESSSSSASRSTTPATPALLDATSR is encoded by the exons GTAGCAGAGTGCAGAAGGTTGGAACAATGCCAGATTCACCTGCGGATGTGAAAACCCAGCCCAGATCCACCCCACCCACCATGCCTCCTCCACCCCCGGCTGTTAGCCAGGCATCCAATCGTAATGCTTCATACACCCCTGCTACCAGTAAATCAA TGCTGAATGGAAGCAGCCACTCTCCTACGTCGCTGAACGGTGCTCCGTCCACTCCTAACGGCTTCAGTAATGGACCGGCCATGTCTTCGACGGCTTCGCTTTCCAACCAACAGCTCCCGCCAGCTTGTGGTGCCCGGCAGCTCTGCAAACTGAAGCGCTTCCTGACCACACTGCAGCAGTTTGGCAACGACATATCGCCTGAGATCGGAGAGAGAGTGCGCAGCCTTGTGCTGGGGCTGGTG AACTCCACTCTCACCATCGAAGAGTTTCACTCCAAACTTCATGAGGCCACCAACTTCCCTCTGAGGCCGTTCGTCATTCCCTTCCTAAAG GCAAACCTGCCCCTGCTCCAGAGAGAGTTGCTGCACTGTGCCAGGTTGGCTAAGCAGACTCCAGCTCAGTACCTGGCCCAACACGAGCAGCTTCTACTGGACGCCAATGCAAGCTCGCCACTCGACTCCTCCGAGATCATGTTGGAGTTGAATGAGCATGGCAAGAGAAGGACCCCTGACAG GACAAAAGAGGGCTCAGAGAGAGACGGCTTGCACCTGGAGCACCATGCTAAGAGGCCCTGCACCATCAGCCCCAGTCAACGATTCAGCCCCAGCACAGGTCTTCCTGCTCACCCGCCTCCCAACGGCCTCCCAAATCACCCTCCCAACGGCCTGCCACATCCACCCAACCCCCAAATGGGACCCCAACACTATCGCTTAGAAGACATGGCCCTGGCGCACCAATACAGAGACCCCTACAGACATAACGAACACCGAGACACCCGAGACACCCGAGACACCCGAGACAGGCACCGGCCGACAG CAGTGCATGGGGCCTGCCAAGAGGAGGTGATTGACCACCGTCTTACTGATCGAGAGTGGGCAGAGGAATGGAAGCACCTAGATAAT CTCCTGAACTGCATCATGGACATGGTGGAGAAGACGCGGCGCTCTCTGACGGTTCTGCGCCGCTGCCAGGAGGCTGACCGGGAGGAGATGAATCACTGGATCCGGCGTTACAGCGACgtggaggaaatgaaaaaag agaTCCACAGAGACTTCTTACACAGGCCTCCCTCAGGATACCTGCCAGAAGAAATCTGGAGGAAAGCCG GTACTACAAGCATCCCGCTATCCCCAGCACTCAAACACCTTCAAAGCAGACAGG AGGAGGCAGTGAACGAAGTGAAGCGACAGGCGATGTCAGAGCTGCAGAAGGCGGTGTCAGACGCCGAGAGGAAAGCTCATGAGATGATTTCAGCAGAACGATCTAAAATGGAGAGGGCGCTGGCCGAGGCCAAGAGGCAAGCCTCTGAGGATGCACTCACAGTCATCAATCAGCAGGAGGACTCCAGTGAA AGCTGCTGGAACTGCGGGAGGAAAGCCAGTGAGACGTGCAGCGGCTGCAACACGGCTCGCTACTGCGGTTCCTTCTGCCAACACAAAGACTGGGAGAAGCACCACCATGTCTGTGGTCAAGGCCTGCAGGGGATGCCAGGGAGCAGCAGTGTCCCTCTaggcacctcctcctcctcagtgtcctCCAGTGCGCCTCCTACCCACTCAGAGAGCACCCCTCCAGGAGCCTTGTCCTTGGCAGCCCAGAGTAGTATTGTGGGAGGGGCTGGCAGTGGCACTGGAAGTGTGTCTGCGAGCCCCAAGGAGAGCAGTTCCAGCAGTGCCTCTCGCTCCACAACTCCAGCTACCCCCGCCCTGCTGGATGCCACCTCTCGCTGA
- the cbfa2t3 gene encoding protein CBFA2T3 isoform X1 — protein sequence MSIEVQFERQKKDLRAGSSSAPAFPPRVPTVTLISHRELRDKHTAHRLQPASLDLNLATSSYYRCSEGSRVQKVGTMPDSPADVKTQPRSTPPTMPPPPPAVSQASNRNASYTPATSKSMLNGSSHSPTSLNGAPSTPNGFSNGPAMSSTASLSNQQLPPACGARQLCKLKRFLTTLQQFGNDISPEIGERVRSLVLGLVNSTLTIEEFHSKLHEATNFPLRPFVIPFLKANLPLLQRELLHCARLAKQTPAQYLAQHEQLLLDANASSPLDSSEIMLELNEHGKRRTPDRTKEGSERDGLHLEHHAKRPCTISPSQRFSPSTGLPAHPPPNGLPNHPPNGLPHPPNPQMGPQHYRLEDMALAHQYRDPYRHNEHRDTRDTRDTRDRHRPTAVHGACQEEVIDHRLTDREWAEEWKHLDNLLNCIMDMVEKTRRSLTVLRRCQEADREEMNHWIRRYSDVEEMKKGGSNGQHCLPPPPLPPPPPHHNSSSNTASSSESLPIGTSSAAERQTGRQTEIHRDFLHRPPSGYLPEEIWRKAGTTSIPLSPALKHLQSRQEEAVNEVKRQAMSELQKAVSDAERKAHEMISAERSKMERALAEAKRQASEDALTVINQQEDSSESCWNCGRKASETCSGCNTARYCGSFCQHKDWEKHHHVCGQGLQGMPGSSSVPLGTSSSSVSSSAPPTHSESTPPGALSLAAQSSIVGGAGSGTGSVSASPKESSSSSASRSTTPATPALLDATSR from the exons GTAGCAGAGTGCAGAAGGTTGGAACAATGCCAGATTCACCTGCGGATGTGAAAACCCAGCCCAGATCCACCCCACCCACCATGCCTCCTCCACCCCCGGCTGTTAGCCAGGCATCCAATCGTAATGCTTCATACACCCCTGCTACCAGTAAATCAA TGCTGAATGGAAGCAGCCACTCTCCTACGTCGCTGAACGGTGCTCCGTCCACTCCTAACGGCTTCAGTAATGGACCGGCCATGTCTTCGACGGCTTCGCTTTCCAACCAACAGCTCCCGCCAGCTTGTGGTGCCCGGCAGCTCTGCAAACTGAAGCGCTTCCTGACCACACTGCAGCAGTTTGGCAACGACATATCGCCTGAGATCGGAGAGAGAGTGCGCAGCCTTGTGCTGGGGCTGGTG AACTCCACTCTCACCATCGAAGAGTTTCACTCCAAACTTCATGAGGCCACCAACTTCCCTCTGAGGCCGTTCGTCATTCCCTTCCTAAAG GCAAACCTGCCCCTGCTCCAGAGAGAGTTGCTGCACTGTGCCAGGTTGGCTAAGCAGACTCCAGCTCAGTACCTGGCCCAACACGAGCAGCTTCTACTGGACGCCAATGCAAGCTCGCCACTCGACTCCTCCGAGATCATGTTGGAGTTGAATGAGCATGGCAAGAGAAGGACCCCTGACAG GACAAAAGAGGGCTCAGAGAGAGACGGCTTGCACCTGGAGCACCATGCTAAGAGGCCCTGCACCATCAGCCCCAGTCAACGATTCAGCCCCAGCACAGGTCTTCCTGCTCACCCGCCTCCCAACGGCCTCCCAAATCACCCTCCCAACGGCCTGCCACATCCACCCAACCCCCAAATGGGACCCCAACACTATCGCTTAGAAGACATGGCCCTGGCGCACCAATACAGAGACCCCTACAGACATAACGAACACCGAGACACCCGAGACACCCGAGACACCCGAGACAGGCACCGGCCGACAG CAGTGCATGGGGCCTGCCAAGAGGAGGTGATTGACCACCGTCTTACTGATCGAGAGTGGGCAGAGGAATGGAAGCACCTAGATAAT CTCCTGAACTGCATCATGGACATGGTGGAGAAGACGCGGCGCTCTCTGACGGTTCTGCGCCGCTGCCAGGAGGCTGACCGGGAGGAGATGAATCACTGGATCCGGCGTTACAGCGACgtggaggaaatgaaaaaaggtgGGAGCAACGGACAGCActgccttcctcctcctcctcttcctcctcctcctcctcaccacaACTCCTCCTCCAACACAGCTAGCAGCAGCGAGTCACTGCCCATAGGAACTTCCTCGGCTGCTGAaaggcagacaggcagacagacag agaTCCACAGAGACTTCTTACACAGGCCTCCCTCAGGATACCTGCCAGAAGAAATCTGGAGGAAAGCCG GTACTACAAGCATCCCGCTATCCCCAGCACTCAAACACCTTCAAAGCAGACAGG AGGAGGCAGTGAACGAAGTGAAGCGACAGGCGATGTCAGAGCTGCAGAAGGCGGTGTCAGACGCCGAGAGGAAAGCTCATGAGATGATTTCAGCAGAACGATCTAAAATGGAGAGGGCGCTGGCCGAGGCCAAGAGGCAAGCCTCTGAGGATGCACTCACAGTCATCAATCAGCAGGAGGACTCCAGTGAA AGCTGCTGGAACTGCGGGAGGAAAGCCAGTGAGACGTGCAGCGGCTGCAACACGGCTCGCTACTGCGGTTCCTTCTGCCAACACAAAGACTGGGAGAAGCACCACCATGTCTGTGGTCAAGGCCTGCAGGGGATGCCAGGGAGCAGCAGTGTCCCTCTaggcacctcctcctcctcagtgtcctCCAGTGCGCCTCCTACCCACTCAGAGAGCACCCCTCCAGGAGCCTTGTCCTTGGCAGCCCAGAGTAGTATTGTGGGAGGGGCTGGCAGTGGCACTGGAAGTGTGTCTGCGAGCCCCAAGGAGAGCAGTTCCAGCAGTGCCTCTCGCTCCACAACTCCAGCTACCCCCGCCCTGCTGGATGCCACCTCTCGCTGA
- the cbfa2t3 gene encoding protein CBFA2T3 isoform X3, translating to MPDSPADVKTQPRSTPPTMPPPPPAVSQASNRNASYTPATSKSMLNGSSHSPTSLNGAPSTPNGFSNGPAMSSTASLSNQQLPPACGARQLCKLKRFLTTLQQFGNDISPEIGERVRSLVLGLVNSTLTIEEFHSKLHEATNFPLRPFVIPFLKANLPLLQRELLHCARLAKQTPAQYLAQHEQLLLDANASSPLDSSEIMLELNEHGKRRTPDRTKEGSERDGLHLEHHAKRPCTISPSQRFSPSTGLPAHPPPNGLPNHPPNGLPHPPNPQMGPQHYRLEDMALAHQYRDPYRHNEHRDTRDTRDTRDRHRPTAVHGACQEEVIDHRLTDREWAEEWKHLDNLLNCIMDMVEKTRRSLTVLRRCQEADREEMNHWIRRYSDVEEMKKGGSNGQHCLPPPPLPPPPPHHNSSSNTASSSESLPIGTSSAAERQTGRQTEIHRDFLHRPPSGYLPEEIWRKAGTTSIPLSPALKHLQSRQEEAVNEVKRQAMSELQKAVSDAERKAHEMISAERSKMERALAEAKRQASEDALTVINQQEDSSESCWNCGRKASETCSGCNTARYCGSFCQHKDWEKHHHVCGQGLQGMPGSSSVPLGTSSSSVSSSAPPTHSESTPPGALSLAAQSSIVGGAGSGTGSVSASPKESSSSSASRSTTPATPALLDATSR from the exons ATGCCAGATTCACCTGCGGATGTGAAAACCCAGCCCAGATCCACCCCACCCACCATGCCTCCTCCACCCCCGGCTGTTAGCCAGGCATCCAATCGTAATGCTTCATACACCCCTGCTACCAGTAAATCAA TGCTGAATGGAAGCAGCCACTCTCCTACGTCGCTGAACGGTGCTCCGTCCACTCCTAACGGCTTCAGTAATGGACCGGCCATGTCTTCGACGGCTTCGCTTTCCAACCAACAGCTCCCGCCAGCTTGTGGTGCCCGGCAGCTCTGCAAACTGAAGCGCTTCCTGACCACACTGCAGCAGTTTGGCAACGACATATCGCCTGAGATCGGAGAGAGAGTGCGCAGCCTTGTGCTGGGGCTGGTG AACTCCACTCTCACCATCGAAGAGTTTCACTCCAAACTTCATGAGGCCACCAACTTCCCTCTGAGGCCGTTCGTCATTCCCTTCCTAAAG GCAAACCTGCCCCTGCTCCAGAGAGAGTTGCTGCACTGTGCCAGGTTGGCTAAGCAGACTCCAGCTCAGTACCTGGCCCAACACGAGCAGCTTCTACTGGACGCCAATGCAAGCTCGCCACTCGACTCCTCCGAGATCATGTTGGAGTTGAATGAGCATGGCAAGAGAAGGACCCCTGACAG GACAAAAGAGGGCTCAGAGAGAGACGGCTTGCACCTGGAGCACCATGCTAAGAGGCCCTGCACCATCAGCCCCAGTCAACGATTCAGCCCCAGCACAGGTCTTCCTGCTCACCCGCCTCCCAACGGCCTCCCAAATCACCCTCCCAACGGCCTGCCACATCCACCCAACCCCCAAATGGGACCCCAACACTATCGCTTAGAAGACATGGCCCTGGCGCACCAATACAGAGACCCCTACAGACATAACGAACACCGAGACACCCGAGACACCCGAGACACCCGAGACAGGCACCGGCCGACAG CAGTGCATGGGGCCTGCCAAGAGGAGGTGATTGACCACCGTCTTACTGATCGAGAGTGGGCAGAGGAATGGAAGCACCTAGATAAT CTCCTGAACTGCATCATGGACATGGTGGAGAAGACGCGGCGCTCTCTGACGGTTCTGCGCCGCTGCCAGGAGGCTGACCGGGAGGAGATGAATCACTGGATCCGGCGTTACAGCGACgtggaggaaatgaaaaaaggtgGGAGCAACGGACAGCActgccttcctcctcctcctcttcctcctcctcctcctcaccacaACTCCTCCTCCAACACAGCTAGCAGCAGCGAGTCACTGCCCATAGGAACTTCCTCGGCTGCTGAaaggcagacaggcagacagacag agaTCCACAGAGACTTCTTACACAGGCCTCCCTCAGGATACCTGCCAGAAGAAATCTGGAGGAAAGCCG GTACTACAAGCATCCCGCTATCCCCAGCACTCAAACACCTTCAAAGCAGACAGG AGGAGGCAGTGAACGAAGTGAAGCGACAGGCGATGTCAGAGCTGCAGAAGGCGGTGTCAGACGCCGAGAGGAAAGCTCATGAGATGATTTCAGCAGAACGATCTAAAATGGAGAGGGCGCTGGCCGAGGCCAAGAGGCAAGCCTCTGAGGATGCACTCACAGTCATCAATCAGCAGGAGGACTCCAGTGAA AGCTGCTGGAACTGCGGGAGGAAAGCCAGTGAGACGTGCAGCGGCTGCAACACGGCTCGCTACTGCGGTTCCTTCTGCCAACACAAAGACTGGGAGAAGCACCACCATGTCTGTGGTCAAGGCCTGCAGGGGATGCCAGGGAGCAGCAGTGTCCCTCTaggcacctcctcctcctcagtgtcctCCAGTGCGCCTCCTACCCACTCAGAGAGCACCCCTCCAGGAGCCTTGTCCTTGGCAGCCCAGAGTAGTATTGTGGGAGGGGCTGGCAGTGGCACTGGAAGTGTGTCTGCGAGCCCCAAGGAGAGCAGTTCCAGCAGTGCCTCTCGCTCCACAACTCCAGCTACCCCCGCCCTGCTGGATGCCACCTCTCGCTGA